Proteins from a genomic interval of Ndongobacter massiliensis:
- a CDS encoding DNA translocase FtsK — MAQKMSKRRTPSKTVRQQRNRQVAAAIGVALFLLVSIAIYFQPHTGVLGRTVGGFFYRLFGAGAPAVPPLFLLLYVPAIYDKFHGKLAGTLLYLGTLFFCFLLIVGVHQLPGGTLQTSLDMGAERGATHSGAGFFGALFSFFLSKAIGKIGIYVLSALILLLFVLHLFSIPLTAFLTKFVQGVVALLGALRDGLFHVGKRGARRVQKAHQRHQERAQQRREMRSTRALEEESPPTDTVAEAAAEAPSKEATMVRINNYAEELQTESKAAPRVPEEAPSAAPREPAEVLKRPVPPKQMDVESLGLEMEEEPALYTPPPLELLRLPKGAGATDEAVLRKNAQIIEKTLSSFGIESQVVSIDRGPTVTCFELKPQSGVKVSRIVNLADDLSLALAAADIRIEAPIPGKPYVGVEVPNREKDDVLLREILQTDAFQKSKDVLPMALGKSISGQPQIASIAKMPHLLIAGATGSGKSVCINTIIMSILYRYTPQDVRLILIDPKVVELSVYSDIPHLLIPVVTDPKKASRALYMAVQEMERRFKLFSQFAVRDIKGYREKQALDEDMENLPYVVVIVDELSDLMMVASKDVEAHITRLAQMARACGIHLIIATQRPSVDVITGTIKANIPSRISFQVSSSIDSRTILDMAGAEKLLGKGDMLYYPANFSKPKRLQGAFVSDREVANIVAYIKEKHTVQYDADLALSVDKGGKEADLTADGPQDELLEEVIDFIKHEKTTSISGLQRRFRIGYSRAGRIVDELEAMGAVGPQDGSKPRPVLIYEGDVDEYSE, encoded by the coding sequence ATGGCGCAAAAGATGTCGAAGCGACGCACACCGTCAAAAACGGTACGACAACAACGAAATAGGCAAGTTGCTGCAGCAATCGGCGTAGCGCTCTTTCTTCTGGTTTCCATTGCGATCTATTTTCAGCCGCATACGGGGGTGTTGGGAAGAACCGTGGGCGGTTTCTTTTATCGCCTTTTTGGTGCGGGTGCTCCGGCGGTTCCGCCGCTTTTTCTGTTGCTGTATGTTCCGGCAATTTATGATAAATTTCATGGAAAATTAGCGGGAACGCTGCTCTATCTCGGTACGCTCTTTTTCTGCTTCCTTCTCATTGTGGGCGTGCACCAACTGCCCGGCGGGACCTTGCAGACGTCTCTGGACATGGGTGCGGAGCGCGGGGCAACGCATAGCGGCGCGGGATTTTTCGGCGCATTGTTCAGTTTTTTTCTGTCGAAGGCAATCGGAAAAATCGGCATCTACGTTTTAAGCGCGCTGATTCTCCTGCTTTTTGTGCTGCACCTTTTTTCCATTCCTTTGACGGCATTTCTGACGAAATTCGTGCAAGGCGTGGTGGCGCTTTTGGGCGCTTTGCGCGACGGGCTTTTTCATGTGGGAAAGCGGGGCGCGCGCCGCGTGCAAAAGGCGCACCAAAGGCATCAGGAGCGCGCGCAGCAGCGCCGGGAGATGCGCTCCACCCGGGCGCTGGAGGAGGAATCGCCTCCTACCGACACCGTAGCGGAAGCGGCAGCGGAGGCGCCGTCTAAAGAAGCGACCATGGTGCGAATCAATAACTATGCCGAAGAGCTGCAAACGGAAAGCAAAGCGGCTCCCCGGGTACCAGAAGAGGCGCCTTCTGCGGCGCCGCGCGAACCGGCGGAAGTTTTGAAGCGCCCGGTGCCGCCCAAGCAGATGGATGTGGAGTCGCTGGGACTGGAAATGGAAGAAGAACCGGCGCTCTATACGCCGCCGCCATTGGAATTGTTGCGACTTCCGAAGGGCGCAGGGGCGACGGACGAAGCAGTGCTCCGAAAAAATGCGCAAATTATTGAAAAGACGCTTTCCAGTTTCGGCATCGAATCGCAGGTGGTTTCCATCGATCGAGGCCCGACGGTTACCTGCTTCGAATTGAAACCGCAATCTGGTGTGAAAGTCAGTCGCATCGTCAATCTGGCGGACGATCTGTCACTGGCACTTGCCGCGGCGGATATTCGCATTGAAGCGCCGATTCCCGGAAAGCCCTATGTTGGTGTGGAAGTACCGAATCGCGAAAAAGACGATGTCCTTTTGCGGGAAATTTTACAGACCGACGCGTTTCAAAAAAGCAAAGATGTGCTGCCCATGGCGCTTGGAAAAAGCATTTCCGGACAGCCACAAATCGCCAGCATCGCAAAAATGCCGCACTTGCTTATTGCCGGGGCGACCGGCTCGGGAAAATCGGTGTGCATCAATACCATCATTATGAGCATTCTCTATCGCTATACGCCGCAGGATGTGCGCCTAATTCTGATTGATCCGAAGGTCGTGGAGCTGTCTGTGTACAGCGATATCCCGCACCTGCTGATTCCGGTTGTGACCGACCCGAAAAAGGCGAGTCGCGCGCTCTATATGGCGGTACAGGAGATGGAGCGGCGTTTTAAGCTCTTTTCCCAATTTGCCGTTCGCGATATTAAAGGGTATCGGGAAAAGCAGGCACTCGACGAGGATATGGAAAATCTGCCCTATGTGGTGGTCATTGTGGACGAGCTGTCCGACTTAATGATGGTCGCTTCCAAAGACGTCGAAGCGCATATCACGCGATTGGCGCAGATGGCGCGCGCGTGCGGGATTCACCTCATTATTGCGACGCAACGTCCCTCGGTGGATGTCATCACGGGCACGATCAAGGCGAATATTCCTTCTCGGATTTCCTTTCAGGTCTCCTCTTCCATCGATTCCCGGACCATATTGGATATGGCGGGCGCGGAAAAACTGTTGGGCAAAGGGGATATGCTCTACTACCCGGCGAATTTTTCAAAGCCGAAGCGCTTACAGGGCGCCTTTGTCAGCGATCGCGAAGTGGCGAATATCGTTGCGTATATCAAAGAAAAGCACACCGTGCAATACGATGCGGACCTTGCCCTCTCTGTCGATAAGGGGGGCAAAGAGGCCGACCTGACAGCGGACGGACCGCAGGATGAACTGTTGGAAGAAGTCATTGACTTTATCAAGCATGAAAAGACGACTTCCATCAGCGGATTGCAACGCCGCTTTCGCATCGGATATTCGCGCGCGGGGCGCATTGTCGATGAATTGGAAGCCATGGGGGCGGTCGGACCGCAGGACGGATCCAAGCCGCGTCCGGTTTTGATTTATGAGGGGGATGTCGATGAATACAGCGAATAA
- a CDS encoding bifunctional riboflavin kinase/FAD synthetase, with amino-acid sequence MKIIDLAKERPAIPTEGISIALGNFDGFHNGHRELIRRTVQEEHENGHRSSVLLFKNHTSEIVPQEKEGYLSSLPDKLERLEALGISSVFLLTFDRALMGMTHEHFLQSLLIESLGARHIVVGEDYTFGKRALGTVRYLQEQRERFGYHLSVIPDVNYQGQRISSTRIRRCIAAGGIEIANCMLGYPYILRGTVVSGADRGKKLGFPTANLALSFPYCLPIDGVYLTRVLLSDGKKYFGLTNVGTNPTFAKKGPIKVETYLLDFNDDLYGQEIRLQFLRFERRDITFPNKEALIAQMRSDEQILRSWVSIYEQLGE; translated from the coding sequence ATGAAAATCATCGATTTGGCGAAAGAGCGTCCCGCCATCCCGACGGAAGGCATTTCGATCGCATTGGGCAATTTTGACGGATTTCACAACGGACACCGCGAATTGATTCGTCGAACGGTACAGGAAGAGCATGAAAATGGACATCGTTCTTCGGTGCTGCTTTTCAAGAACCACACATCGGAGATTGTTCCACAAGAAAAAGAGGGTTATTTGAGTTCACTGCCGGATAAACTGGAGCGTCTGGAGGCTCTGGGGATTTCCAGTGTCTTTCTCTTAACTTTTGACCGCGCATTGATGGGCATGACCCATGAACATTTTTTACAGTCGCTGCTGATTGAAAGTTTAGGAGCGCGCCATATCGTGGTCGGAGAGGACTACACCTTCGGCAAAAGGGCATTGGGCACGGTACGGTATTTGCAGGAACAACGCGAGCGATTCGGATATCATCTTTCCGTCATTCCCGACGTGAACTATCAGGGGCAGCGCATCAGCTCTACGCGCATTCGCCGCTGCATTGCCGCCGGCGGCATTGAAATTGCCAACTGTATGCTGGGGTACCCGTATATACTCCGGGGAACGGTGGTTTCCGGCGCCGACCGCGGAAAAAAGCTCGGCTTTCCGACGGCAAATCTGGCGCTGTCGTTTCCCTATTGCCTGCCGATCGACGGCGTGTATTTGACTCGTGTCTTGCTTTCGGACGGGAAGAAATATTTCGGACTGACCAATGTGGGAACGAATCCGACCTTTGCGAAGAAGGGACCGATCAAGGTTGAAACCTATCTCCTCGATTTTAATGACGATCTGTACGGGCAGGAAATTCGTCTGCAATTCCTGCGTTTTGAACGCCGAGATATCACCTTTCCCAATAAAGAGGCGTTGATTGCGCAAATGCGAAGCGATGAGCAAATTTTGCGCAGCTGGGTTTCCATCTATGAACAGCTGGGGGAGTGA
- the rbfA gene encoding 30S ribosome-binding factor RbfA gives MDQKRVRRISQEIKKSLSHAISFELNDPKIAAITSLTEVRVSSDLAYADVYVTILGTPWEKRQTLEGLENAAGFLKRRLGEDVKLRSMPELRFHGDESIEHGLYMDKLIEKTLEEDRKAARARGEEVRVDGEAQDGVE, from the coding sequence ATGGATCAAAAACGTGTGCGAAGAATTTCGCAGGAAATAAAAAAGTCGCTCTCTCATGCGATTTCTTTTGAATTGAATGACCCGAAAATTGCGGCGATCACCTCCCTTACAGAGGTGCGCGTCTCCTCCGATTTGGCCTATGCGGATGTGTATGTGACGATTTTGGGCACCCCATGGGAGAAGCGCCAGACGCTGGAGGGACTGGAGAATGCGGCCGGGTTTTTGAAACGACGACTGGGGGAAGATGTAAAATTGCGCAGTATGCCGGAACTGCGCTTTCATGGGGACGAATCCATCGAACATGGACTTTACATGGATAAATTGATTGAAAAAACACTCGAAGAAGACCGAAAAGCCGCTCGTGCGCGCGGCGAAGAAGTGCGTGTTGACGGCGAAGCGCAGGACGGTGTCGAATGA
- a CDS encoding bifunctional oligoribonuclease/PAP phosphatase NrnA: MSADASYKTVVRELHAAKRIVIARHLNPDGDALGAQLGLGLALEAAGKEVHYLLTDAVPAHLAYLPALSRLQPLREDAYDLFVLVDLGDKPRMGSAIQAYEQSARSICIDHHRTNEGICDVNWVCPQASSTCELIAALLLRESMEIPKDAATALFAGIVTDSNRFLYETARARTMRIAADLLECGADASRVYFHEYQNIDAALFALQGYVVEHALYLHEGRVALANLTPSLLDYFGVPMAAAESVVDVLKNLSGVEVAVVVKDQEENCQKVSFRSKRFFDVSALAQRYGGGGHVQASGCTLEMNNEDALQEMKRVLENIPCSSLSMEF, translated from the coding sequence ATGAGCGCGGATGCCTCTTATAAAACCGTTGTGCGCGAATTACACGCAGCAAAGCGCATTGTCATTGCGCGCCATCTGAACCCGGATGGCGATGCTCTCGGAGCGCAGCTGGGGCTGGGCTTGGCGCTGGAGGCAGCGGGAAAAGAAGTTCACTACCTGCTGACCGATGCCGTTCCAGCGCACCTTGCCTATTTGCCTGCGCTTTCGCGTCTGCAGCCGCTACGGGAAGATGCCTATGACCTTTTTGTGTTGGTCGATTTAGGCGACAAACCGCGCATGGGTTCGGCGATTCAAGCCTATGAACAATCGGCGCGTAGCATCTGCATCGATCACCATCGTACCAATGAAGGCATCTGTGATGTGAATTGGGTTTGCCCACAGGCATCGTCGACCTGCGAATTGATTGCTGCGCTTTTATTGCGGGAGTCCATGGAGATTCCGAAGGACGCGGCGACTGCGCTATTTGCGGGCATCGTAACGGATTCGAACCGTTTTTTGTATGAGACGGCGCGGGCACGCACCATGCGCATTGCCGCCGACCTGTTGGAATGCGGGGCGGATGCTTCGCGCGTTTATTTCCATGAATATCAGAATATCGATGCCGCTCTTTTTGCCTTGCAGGGCTATGTGGTCGAGCATGCTCTGTACCTGCACGAGGGGCGCGTTGCGCTGGCGAATCTTACACCGTCGCTGCTGGATTATTTTGGTGTGCCGATGGCAGCGGCGGAAAGTGTGGTCGACGTGTTAAAGAATCTTTCCGGGGTGGAAGTCGCGGTGGTCGTGAAGGATCAGGAAGAAAATTGTCAGAAAGTCAGCTTCCGATCGAAGCGCTTCTTCGATGTTTCGGCATTGGCACAGCGCTACGGCGGCGGGGGACATGTGCAGGCCTCGGGTTGTACGCTGGAAATGAACAATGAAGACGCCCTACAGGAAATGAAACGCGTATTGGAGAATATACCATGCTCGAGCCTCTCAATGGAATTTTGA
- the recA gene encoding recombinase RecA has protein sequence MARNVMKDKIALKRPTDEKERDRALNDALKEIEKVYGKGSIMRMGSVPREEIEAIPTGALNLDLALGIGGVPRGRVVEIFGPESSGKTTLALEIIAQAQKMGGMGAFIDAEHALDIGYAKALGVDVDNLILSQPDDGEQALEIVDHLVRSSALDVIVIDSVAALVPRAEIRGEMGDTHVGLLARLMSQALRKLTPNVARSNTCVIFLNQVRHKIGGFSPYGPEEVTTGGLSLKFYSSVRLRIRRGEQIRDKDHVYGSIAKVKVVKNKVAPPFKQVEFDIMYGTGISKTGAILATAVQLEVIEKAGSWFYYKGDKLAQGKENVKKLLEEQPELTKEIEEAVRAKIADPNSEDAFFSDSDSDDEESGAQDDFDELQEDDKDE, from the coding sequence ATGGCACGAAATGTAATGAAAGATAAAATCGCGCTCAAGCGTCCGACCGATGAAAAGGAACGCGACCGCGCATTAAACGACGCCTTAAAAGAAATTGAGAAAGTGTACGGTAAGGGCTCCATTATGCGCATGGGATCCGTCCCTCGCGAGGAAATCGAAGCGATTCCGACCGGCGCACTGAATCTGGATCTGGCGCTGGGCATCGGCGGTGTGCCGCGCGGACGCGTAGTGGAAATTTTCGGACCGGAGAGTTCGGGGAAAACCACGCTGGCCTTGGAAATTATTGCCCAGGCACAAAAAATGGGGGGCATGGGGGCATTTATTGATGCGGAACATGCTCTGGACATCGGCTATGCCAAGGCACTTGGCGTCGATGTCGATAATCTGATTCTCTCCCAGCCGGACGACGGGGAGCAGGCATTGGAAATTGTCGATCATCTCGTACGCTCCAGCGCACTCGATGTCATCGTCATCGACTCGGTGGCGGCGCTTGTGCCGCGTGCGGAAATTCGCGGCGAAATGGGGGACACGCATGTCGGTTTGCTTGCGCGTCTCATGAGTCAGGCACTGCGCAAATTAACGCCGAATGTGGCACGTTCGAACACCTGTGTTATTTTCCTGAATCAGGTGCGGCATAAGATCGGTGGATTCAGTCCGTACGGCCCGGAAGAAGTGACCACGGGCGGACTTTCCCTGAAATTTTATTCCAGTGTGCGCCTGCGCATTCGCCGCGGCGAGCAAATTCGCGATAAGGATCACGTCTATGGCTCGATTGCCAAAGTCAAAGTGGTCAAAAATAAGGTTGCTCCTCCATTTAAGCAAGTGGAGTTTGATATTATGTATGGCACCGGAATCTCCAAAACGGGTGCGATTCTGGCGACCGCCGTACAATTGGAAGTCATCGAGAAAGCAGGCTCCTGGTTCTACTACAAGGGAGATAAATTGGCGCAGGGAAAAGAAAACGTCAAAAAGCTCCTGGAAGAACAACCGGAGTTGACAAAGGAGATCGAGGAAGCGGTGCGCGCAAAAATTGCGGACCCCAACTCGGAGGATGCTTTCTTCTCCGATTCCGATTCGGATGATGAGGAATCCGGGGCACAAGACGATTTTGATGAGCTGCAGGAGGACGACAAAGACGAATAA
- the pgsA gene encoding CDP-diacylglycerol--glycerol-3-phosphate 3-phosphatidyltransferase, with product MNTANKITLLRLFLIPVFVVAYYTVGLDSPIPALLFIVASLTDWLDGWIARSRGLITTFGKFLDPLVDKLLTQAAFILLAESGYIPGWVVLLIVSRELMITGFRTVAASSGVTIAASQWGKYKTATQMLSIVCFLLQNTIPALFSTKPAIAEVLLGIAVVFTVISAIDYIAKNHQVLDLNNI from the coding sequence ATGAATACAGCGAATAAAATTACACTGCTTCGCCTGTTTCTCATTCCTGTTTTCGTCGTTGCCTATTACACGGTGGGTTTGGACAGCCCGATTCCGGCGCTGCTGTTTATCGTTGCATCGCTGACGGATTGGCTGGACGGGTGGATCGCACGCAGTCGGGGATTGATCACCACATTTGGGAAGTTTTTAGACCCCCTAGTGGACAAGTTATTGACACAAGCGGCATTCATTTTGCTGGCAGAGTCGGGATATATCCCCGGATGGGTCGTTCTTCTCATTGTTTCCAGGGAACTTATGATTACGGGATTTCGCACGGTTGCCGCATCAAGCGGCGTCACCATTGCGGCTTCCCAATGGGGCAAGTACAAAACGGCAACACAAATGTTGTCCATCGTCTGTTTTCTTCTACAAAATACAATTCCGGCGCTATTTTCAACAAAGCCGGCTATTGCGGAGGTGCTCTTAGGCATTGCCGTCGTCTTTACGGTAATTTCGGCGATTGACTACATAGCAAAGAATCATCAGGTACTCGATCTGAACAATATTTAA
- the pnp gene encoding polyribonucleotide nucleotidyltransferase, translating into MQEFHYQSDVTENSFSITMGKVAEQANGECIVRAGDTMVLVTAVASKEAREGVDFFPLTCEYQEKLYAVGRVPGGYIKREGRGSQEATLNARQMDRPIRPLFPEGFHNDVQVIATVLSVDGENPPEICAMNGASVALSTSDIPFDGPIGAVIVGYIDGNYLINPSEEQLAVSELNLTVAGTEEAIMMVEAGANELSEDVMLGAILYGHREIQSICRFMKEIVRTAGKEKMEYTVHRPSDELRERVERIAKDRLLAALRTDNKMVREDGIDAIKKETFEIFESADPEEYAKEKKDIDAVLEEIVRDEVRRLITVEKVRSDGRAMDEVRPLEAEVGLLPRAHGSGLFRRGQTQVLSVVTLAGPSDVQYIDGLHKEEIVKRYYHQYNFPPFCVGDTRPLRSPGRREIGHGHLAERALVPVLPDAASFPYTIRVVSEVLSSNGSSSQASICGSTLSLMDAGVPIKKPVAGIAMGLIKEGEYTSILTDIQGLEDHLGDMDFKVAGTADGITALQMDIKIQGIDRAIMEVALAQAKKARLQILDVLTAAIAQPREALSRFAPRIYAIDVDPEKVRDVIGKGGKTINGIIDATGVKIDTEDDGHITVTAPDGESGERALEMIQAIVREVEVGDIYDGTVVRILKFGAFVDIGGGKEGMIHISKIANERIDKVEDVLNVGDPVKVKVIEIDDQGRVNLSRKALLPREHGHGGEERHEHPRRPERYAAERGKRR; encoded by the coding sequence ATGCAGGAATTTCATTATCAGTCCGATGTCACAGAAAATTCTTTTTCCATTACCATGGGAAAAGTTGCCGAACAGGCCAACGGGGAGTGTATCGTCCGCGCCGGGGATACCATGGTGCTCGTTACCGCAGTCGCGTCGAAGGAAGCGCGCGAAGGGGTCGATTTTTTTCCACTGACCTGTGAATATCAGGAAAAACTGTACGCGGTGGGTCGCGTGCCCGGTGGGTATATCAAGCGGGAAGGGCGCGGCTCCCAAGAGGCGACGCTCAATGCGCGGCAGATGGATCGACCGATTCGTCCGCTGTTTCCGGAGGGATTTCATAACGATGTACAGGTGATTGCCACGGTACTCAGCGTGGATGGCGAAAATCCACCGGAAATCTGTGCGATGAACGGCGCATCCGTTGCGCTTTCCACGTCGGATATTCCGTTTGACGGGCCAATTGGTGCCGTCATTGTCGGTTATATTGACGGAAATTATTTGATCAATCCCTCGGAGGAACAGCTTGCCGTCTCCGAACTCAATTTGACCGTTGCCGGTACCGAAGAAGCCATTATGATGGTGGAAGCGGGCGCCAATGAGCTTTCGGAAGATGTGATGCTTGGCGCCATTCTCTACGGGCATCGCGAGATTCAATCCATTTGCCGTTTTATGAAAGAGATTGTTCGCACTGCGGGCAAAGAAAAAATGGAGTACACCGTACACCGTCCGTCCGATGAGCTGCGCGAGCGCGTCGAGCGCATTGCTAAGGATCGTCTGCTTGCCGCACTGCGCACAGACAATAAAATGGTGCGGGAAGACGGCATTGACGCAATTAAAAAAGAAACCTTCGAGATTTTCGAGTCTGCCGATCCGGAAGAATATGCGAAAGAGAAAAAAGACATCGATGCGGTCCTCGAAGAGATCGTCCGCGATGAAGTGCGCCGGCTCATTACCGTCGAGAAAGTTCGTTCGGACGGCCGTGCCATGGATGAGGTACGTCCTTTGGAAGCGGAAGTTGGCTTATTGCCGCGTGCCCACGGATCGGGGCTTTTCCGCCGCGGGCAGACCCAAGTTCTTTCGGTCGTAACCCTTGCCGGACCGTCGGATGTGCAGTATATCGACGGGCTGCACAAAGAAGAGATTGTCAAACGCTACTATCATCAGTACAACTTCCCGCCGTTCTGCGTCGGCGATACGCGTCCGCTGCGTTCGCCGGGACGTCGCGAAATCGGACATGGACACCTCGCCGAGCGCGCGCTGGTACCGGTGCTTCCTGATGCGGCCAGTTTTCCGTACACCATTCGCGTCGTTTCAGAAGTGCTCAGCTCCAACGGGTCCAGCTCGCAGGCCTCGATTTGCGGCTCCACGCTTTCCCTGATGGACGCCGGCGTACCCATTAAAAAACCCGTCGCCGGTATTGCGATGGGGCTGATCAAAGAAGGGGAATACACCTCCATTCTCACGGATATTCAGGGATTGGAAGATCATCTGGGCGACATGGACTTCAAGGTCGCGGGAACGGCAGACGGCATTACCGCCCTCCAGATGGATATTAAAATTCAAGGTATTGATCGCGCCATCATGGAAGTGGCTCTGGCGCAGGCAAAGAAGGCGCGCTTACAGATTCTTGATGTGCTGACCGCTGCCATCGCACAGCCGAGGGAAGCGCTCTCGCGTTTTGCGCCGCGCATTTACGCGATCGACGTCGATCCAGAAAAAGTGCGCGACGTCATCGGAAAGGGCGGCAAGACGATCAACGGCATCATTGATGCAACGGGGGTAAAAATCGATACGGAAGATGATGGTCACATCACCGTAACGGCACCAGACGGGGAAAGCGGTGAACGGGCCTTGGAAATGATCCAAGCCATCGTACGCGAAGTGGAGGTCGGAGACATTTACGACGGCACAGTGGTTCGCATTCTCAAATTTGGCGCCTTTGTCGACATCGGTGGCGGAAAAGAAGGGATGATCCATATTTCGAAGATTGCGAATGAGCGCATCGATAAAGTGGAAGATGTGCTGAATGTCGGCGATCCCGTAAAGGTCAAAGTCATCGAAATCGACGATCAGGGACGTGTGAATCTCTCACGCAAGGCACTTTTGCCGCGCGAGCATGGACACGGTGGAGAAGAACGGCACGAACATCCAAGACGTCCGGAACGCTATGCCGCAGAGCGCGGAAAACGACGCTAA
- the truB gene encoding tRNA pseudouridine(55) synthase TruB, with protein MLEPLNGILIVDKEPDMTSHDVVAIVRRAAGQKRVGHTGTLDPMARGVLPLCLGRATRLAEYLTGGKKRYDCTMRLGLRTDTLDITGTVLQRVSVPSLMRGDVEAALTSFLGEQEQIPPMYSAVKIQGKKLYEYARQGQSVPRPPRRVHFYEIRLEALQQDEIRFTCTCSKGTYMRVLVEDIAEKLGTCGTMTALTRLESCGFTQADALRVSAIQEKGREGIAAHLLPMERAVADMPRVHLSHAQAEDALHGRIVKGPFAYAPDTTLSVFSSANFLGIGQIDRNDNLRMKKVLIDRLQ; from the coding sequence ATGCTCGAGCCTCTCAATGGAATTTTGATCGTCGATAAAGAGCCGGACATGACTTCCCATGACGTGGTTGCCATTGTGCGACGCGCGGCCGGTCAAAAACGCGTCGGACATACGGGAACGCTTGATCCGATGGCGCGGGGCGTCCTTCCTTTGTGTCTGGGGCGTGCGACGCGCCTTGCAGAGTATCTTACGGGAGGAAAAAAACGGTATGATTGTACGATGCGGCTGGGACTCCGAACCGATACGCTAGATATTACCGGGACGGTTTTGCAGCGCGTATCGGTTCCTTCGTTGATGCGAGGGGATGTGGAGGCGGCGCTTACTTCCTTTCTCGGCGAGCAGGAACAGATCCCGCCCATGTATTCGGCGGTCAAGATACAAGGAAAAAAATTGTACGAGTATGCGCGTCAGGGACAATCCGTTCCGCGTCCGCCGCGGCGCGTACATTTTTATGAAATTCGGCTGGAAGCATTGCAGCAAGATGAAATTCGATTTACCTGCACCTGTTCCAAAGGCACCTACATGCGCGTGCTCGTGGAAGACATTGCTGAAAAACTGGGTACATGCGGAACGATGACGGCACTGACGCGTTTGGAATCCTGCGGATTCACGCAGGCGGATGCGCTTCGTGTGTCTGCCATTCAAGAAAAGGGGCGAGAGGGGATTGCGGCACATCTGCTGCCGATGGAGCGCGCGGTCGCAGACATGCCCCGCGTCCATCTGTCCCACGCACAGGCGGAGGATGCGCTGCACGGGCGCATTGTCAAAGGTCCCTTCGCGTATGCGCCGGACACCACGCTGTCTGTCTTTTCCTCTGCAAATTTTCTCGGCATCGGGCAAATCGATCGCAATGACAATTTGCGAATGAAAAAAGTACTGATCGACCGGCTACAATAG
- the rpsO gene encoding 30S ribosomal protein S15: MLTREEKQELIAEYGANEADTGSPEVQIAMLSKRIAELTEHFKTHSKDHHSRRGMFKMIGRRRGLLNYLKERDIERYRSIVERLGLRG; encoded by the coding sequence ATGCTGACACGTGAAGAAAAACAGGAATTGATTGCCGAATACGGTGCCAATGAGGCGGATACGGGATCTCCGGAAGTTCAGATCGCCATGTTGAGCAAGCGCATTGCCGAATTGACTGAACATTTTAAGACGCACTCCAAAGATCACCATTCGCGCCGCGGAATGTTCAAGATGATCGGACGTCGCCGCGGATTGTTGAATTACCTCAAAGAACGGGATATCGAACGCTACCGCAGTATCGTCGAGCGTTTGGGTCTGCGCGGATAA
- a CDS encoding carbon-nitrogen hydrolase family protein: MKSLKNTCKVAVVQQSPILFDAKKSVEKALYAIRECAENGAELVVFPELFIPGYPYGMTFGFTVGSRNPQGRLDWKAYYEQSLLFEGEEVRALIQEAVENHVYLSIGYSERDGKTATLYNSNLMVAPDGTVCNHRKLKPTGSERVVWGDADRDFFPVLDTPWGPMGSMICWESYMPLARVALYQKGITIYLAPNTNDNPEWQDTIRHIAIEGHCFFVNANLFFKKSDYPTTASGAEEIARLPEIVCRGGSCVIDPYGHPVSEIVWDKEAIIYAELSMQDVPASRMEHDVCGHYARPDVLQLTARETL, translated from the coding sequence ATGAAATCATTAAAGAATACTTGTAAAGTCGCTGTAGTTCAACAAAGCCCCATTTTATTCGATGCCAAGAAAAGTGTGGAAAAGGCACTTTACGCCATACGCGAATGTGCCGAAAACGGAGCGGAGCTCGTTGTTTTCCCGGAGCTGTTTATTCCGGGCTATCCCTACGGCATGACCTTCGGGTTCACTGTGGGCAGCAGAAATCCGCAGGGACGCCTGGATTGGAAGGCATACTATGAGCAGTCGCTGCTTTTTGAAGGCGAGGAAGTACGGGCTCTCATTCAGGAGGCGGTGGAGAATCACGTATACCTCAGCATCGGCTATTCCGAACGCGACGGAAAAACGGCTACGCTCTACAATTCCAATCTCATGGTGGCGCCGGACGGCACCGTATGCAATCACCGCAAATTGAAGCCTACCGGCAGCGAGCGCGTCGTGTGGGGCGATGCCGATCGCGACTTTTTTCCGGTTTTGGATACGCCGTGGGGCCCGATGGGCAGCATGATCTGCTGGGAGTCGTATATGCCGCTGGCGCGCGTTGCGCTGTACCAAAAGGGCATTACGATTTATTTGGCGCCGAATACCAATGATAATCCCGAATGGCAAGACACCATCCGCCACATTGCAATCGAAGGGCACTGCTTTTTTGTCAATGCCAATCTCTTTTTCAAAAAATCGGATTATCCGACGACGGCGAGCGGCGCGGAAGAAATTGCACGCCTGCCAGAGATCGTCTGTCGCGGCGGGAGCTGTGTGATTGATCCCTACGGACATCCCGTTTCGGAAATCGTATGGGATAAAGAAGCCATCATCTATGCGGAATTGTCCATGCAGGATGTGCCGGCGAGCCGCATGGAGCACGACGTGTGCGGCCACTACGCCCGCCCGGATGTACTGCAATTGACCGCTCGTGAAACGTTGTAA